The Capsicum annuum cultivar UCD-10X-F1 chromosome 3, UCD10Xv1.1, whole genome shotgun sequence genomic sequence CATACGGTGAAAGAAAAGATATGTGTGTCGTTTCTGATCGTAATGCAAGCATCATAAAAGCTGTCAGTAACGTGTATAATGAGGTACCACATTATTCGTGTATGTGACATCTATGgggaaatgtgaatttttttttttgaaaatcacaTGATGCATTATCAGATGTCTTCTATACCATGGCAAAATCATATTTGAAGATTGAATTTCACATATTAATGGAGAAAGTGGAGGCAGTTGATGCTAGAGTGAAGAATTACTTGGAATTGGCTGGTTACGATAAGTGGGCTAGATCGTATGCATCCGTTCATAGAGGATGGACTTTGACTTCAAATATTGTCGAGTCCATTAATGCTGCGCTGGTTTCAGCTAGAGAACTACCAATATATGATTTTTTGGAGGAAGTTAGATTGATGTTTGGAAGATGCAACTGTGAAAACAGATAGCAGGCATTGTATACTTTTACGGATCTTATTggtaaatttcaagaaattcttcaacagaatGAAGCAGAGTGTACACGTATGGAGGTATGATGAATTTTTGTATGAAGGTACGATGATTTTTTTGtaatcattttatatatataatagtattttcattttttatatgaactatatatcttttttaaataataaattaaggaaaatatattCTGTAAAACAAATACATATGCAGGAAAGAAATACATACTTTGCTGACTTGAAATATACATACAttgagatgaattttattttactaatttttttttaaaataatttcaggTTATACCCGCATCAGAGTACATCTATACAGTCCATGACATGGAGAAACATTTTATTGTTTGTCTTAAGGAAAAAAATGTTCTTGCAATGCATTTCAATTGGATGAGATACCGTGTGTTCATGCTTGTGTAGTTCTTGATAGCAAGAATTTCAAGAAGGAACCATATTGCTCTGATCTATACAAGACAAAAACCATCTTGATAACATATTATCTTCCAATTATCCTCtaccacacaaagatgactggGTGATTCTGAAGAAAATTATGGATGAGGTAGTTCTGTCGCCGAAACAAAAGCGACCCCCTGAAAGACCTCCGAAGAAGGACCGTGGAAAATTCGGAcgagatatgtttggaaagaagagcaaaaattattgtagttcatgtggattaaaaggtcacaataggcgttcatgtaggaaatacaacAAACGATAACTTGATTGACGTATTAAGTGAATAaacaattgatgatttttttcatttatgaaaaatatatgtgattttcaattttgataaatattttttatattattgtagTTGTCATTCTTAATTTGGTGATATTATATGTAAGATACTTTAagctaaacataaatctgaaaaatacatattatacTCTTTTAAGTACGTATGAACATATAGAAAAACTAATAATAAGTTAacttattattcataaatatatatatgtgaaggattgatgatatgaattattcctaaataaatacgaaaaattaaatatatatgtagaaCATTAAAGCTACACATTaacaagaaatgaaaaaatatgtagaatattAAACAAACATGATTATGTAGAACACAAATATATATGTAGAACCAATATTAAACTATAACATAACAACCAAGAACCACTAGTATATCTTTGAACATTAAAAGTTActgattgaaaataagaaaaatatgtagaACACAAATATATATGTAGAACCAATATTAAACTGTAACATAACAACAATTAATCAATAGTATATCTTTGAACATTAAAAGTTACtgattgaaaataagaaatattcAACAGCTTGTTTGTCCAACTAATGTCAAATAATGTAAACTAcagcaaaataaaaagaaacatcaaattttatgaatttcagtGTCTTCTGTTAAACCAATTTCACGAGGAGGtctcattggtgcttcatcatcactttgtgcattctcttcttctttcttcataTCATAATTCCACAAAATTGAAGCATATCTCGTACGAATCAGATCTGGATCAAAATCAACAGGTGAAACAAGATCTCCAAAGGTGAGACACTCGGCATATGTCACCATATATAAACCACAATCcctgcaaatacatatataaagaaataagaatctgttttataaaaataatatatatatatatatatatatatatatatatatatatacaattgatATGTATATGAATACTTAGAAACTGCCACTTGATTGTTGAGGCAAATCCTCtacaacataaacatcaaataGATCCATGTTATCATAGGATTTATAATTTGGATGATTAGCAGTATCAATATCCTTCTTTTCGTAAAATTTACAAGCAACGAGACATATAGGTATAACCTCAGCTAACTTTTCATCTTTAGTAAGTACCCCAGCATCATGACCAACAGACGACAAAGAATCATATACATAAATGCATCTATCATTAAAAGATATAACCGCAAGAATCCAATGATGATTGGCCTTAACGTTGATAggaatgaaaatatgaacaaccGTATGCCAAGGCACTGTAGCATGCATGCGGAATCCATTTATGTACTCATTCAGATGGTATTCCTTTCCACCAGCATTAAGAGAATCATCATCAATTCTATACACAGCTAGCACACTATTTATAATATTCATGAAATTACAGTCTACAGTGCTGTACTTGTATGAAGTATTCGGATCATACTTAGATTTCTTTCGCAGATAGTAGAAGCATACATCAATATGCTGCATTATGACAAAAAAAACATActtaaaagtaaataatgaaattaaaaatccTAGTAGGTAacactacatatgtatatatatatatatatatatatatatatatatataagagcaTATAGAATAAaaacatatgtatatacaaatataatttttcaactcATCATAACAAATAATTACATATGTATTTGCGAATATACATATGTAAAATGAATAAAGTTtcatttcaaatataaaattttttcacTTATTAGCAGAACACTTACCTCATCAGACCATGATTGTCCAGGAGTATCCATAATGTAGAACCAATTCTTGTTTTTCACAGCTAAAACTCTAAAATTAATTACTGATATTTTGGACTTGCCCTTCTtatagtgttcttgtttgttgCTTCTGTTTAGTTATTAAACATAATGATTCATCATTAATAGAaacttatatataaatattattacaATTAGGTGCTAAAATATATACCTTTTTGCATGAAATTTAAGAATATCCACAGACAGTCACTTCAAAAACTTGTTGGTAACCTTAGTGTCTTCTATATCATTAATCGGATGAGATACGAATGGATGCTTCTGATTGAATATTTTGCGCTCCCCTTCTGTACAATGATATTACATAATAATGAAACAGATGTATTTATATAATACATCTGAAAATTACAGTATCAAAAATGTATACATAACTGTAGCATATCTATATTATGAGTACATCAGTTATACATATTGAAGTTAtcgaaaaataaaacataaacatgattCCAAGCTAACATAAAAATGATGTATTTTAATTGTTTAGAATTTAATCCAATTAACATACTTGTCATAACCAAAATCTaatgaataacaaaaacaacataacatTAAATACAAATCTTAGTAGTAATCTAAACAAATACATATCTAAAGTTTATCATGTCAAAGAAGTGTCACTAATGTAGTGGTGCTTATTTACAGGTTACATGTCATATTTCTTAGCCATTAAAACATAACAAGAAATTactatttctaaaatatataaagtaaagaaATTTGTTAACCATATTTAACATGCTAGTGTACTTACCAGATGCTGAACCAAAATTCATTGTGAATGTGACTCTTTGAATCTAGATGGTCGCTTAATCCTTGATACATGCATGGGCGTTTCTTGTGCTTTGTTTACCGGTGGATGTATAATTATACTTCTTTCTTGATTCAAATATGCATTAAGACTCGATAAAAGCTCATCAGGAATAGTGACTTGCGAGTCTGAAAAATTTTGTTTAGCTTTTCTTTCTTCAGTTAACGCTACATGAATGTGGACCGAAACTGATTTTGCTGATTCAACTTTAAGTTATCCCTATTAAATTCTACTGGATTTAAAATCTTTTCAGCATCACATTTATTATcctgtatataatatataaatacgtTATAATGTTGCAACATtagcaaaataaataaaagaagagaaTGCTACCTTTGAATCATCTTTTGGTgatttattttcattcatttcagCCTGATATTCTTTTGATGTGTCTACAATCTTTTCAGCATCACATTCATTGTTCTGTATAAAAATGTTATAATGTTGCAAAGTAGCAAAATAATCAAATGCAGACAATGCTACATTTAACTGAtcttttgttgatttattttcatCCATTTGTGAAGGATAATTTGTGTTttgtataataaatataaaattcttgTTAAAGTGATTTTAAAGCAAAAGAAATAAACGCAGACAATACACATTTCCAGTATACCTTGGACTCATTTTCTGCTGATGTATTCACAGTTGTTTCTGCAGCACCTCCTATGTTCTATATAAACATAGAAATATTTTGTTAATCTGAAAGCttatgaaaataaatgaagaCATAAATTGTAAATACCGTAGACTCATCTTCAACTCCCAAATTGgattttatgaaatcaagattAATGCTTTTGAGCACCTTATTTGAAAATGAGAATTGAGAATCTGATATATGTGCTTCGCCGATATTATCATCAACCAATTTTGTGTTCTACAAATCACAGTAGTacaaattaaaaaacaacaccagATGTCTTTAACTAAAAAATATCATAGATATATTTAGCATACCGGTGATTCACATATATCTCTTGCTTCATGCTGATCAATATCAGTTTTATCCTTTCATAAATGATAAAGTCAAGcgtattaaaatattattattctactatataaaaagcatgaaagaaataaaataaactatttaCCAGAACATCATCTTTATCCTCATTATATACCTCCATCAAACTAGCGCTTTGATTCCCGTTGATCTCTTCAGTAACCTGTAGCACATGTATAATTCTTATATGTAAACATAAATGcacattttataaataaaatacatatgattgTAAATAATTAACTTACCAATGTGTCTTTAGAATTCTTATAAAGATCATGCACAAAATTTGAACTGAATTTATGGTGTGGTGTAGTCTTGAAAGCTTCACCCATGGGTGGATTGTCAACTTGAATGTCCTTATCTTTTTTctacaagttcaaaaaatattaaaaaatatcaagaacaatATTAAACTAACTATTTATAATTGCCcagcatatgtatatatgattatacatatcatgatttgaaaaaatacataatacaaatGTAAAAATACAGTATATATTGCACTTGTCTTTATTCAAACACAACTGTATAAGCATAATATGTATTTAACACATCATGTGTTATACATACTACCAACTgtatattcatatgtatatataaatatacatattagcATTAAAATGCATATTACCAactgtatatttatatgtatatactatttaaaaaaatacataatacaactgtatattcatatgtatatatgaatatacatattagtatttagaaaaaaatacctATAATCTATAAAAAGAAGACACtgttttttatatatgtatatcataaatcataaaatacatatgttgtatatgtattcaacattcaaaatattttttaaaattattgtacCTTGATCTCACTAATAGCATTCATTATCGCATCACACCTTGTTGATACTAGGCCACGGATGGATTTCATCTCTTGAAGAACCtgcttcaaaataaataaattatatatgaaaacgaagcaattcaaaacttaaaaacaaATTTCCTCATTACGAAACTTGTGAAACACTTTCTTTGATACAAAATCATCTTCATCTCCAGAACTGCACAAAGACGAATCAGATGACTTAATCGGAATAGATTTCTTGCTTGCTGACCGGTTTATGTCTTTCCTCTTTGAAGATACTTTCTCTTTTTGTTGAATCGGCATAAAAATTGGAGTCCTGACAGAAAGCTTCTTTGCAGCACGAGGTGGAGAGGTCCTTTTTGGTGTCTGCTCATCCAAACCTTTATGTTGTTGCTTTAACTTTTTCTTGACAGGTAAAGATGATGAATCATCATGATGTTTTTTTCGGGTGattgaatatttttttggatGTGGCAGATCCTGAAAATCATCATCCGAATTAACCTCATCATCTTTGTGACTTACACCTGCAGGAACAACCTTCTTGGGTATCCGAAAGCATGAAATCTCCTTTCGTGTTGGCTCAATATTCTTAAAAGAAACCTACAATTATATTGCATcctcatcaaaatttatttttaaatggtAACACCAATGACAGTTGGAACATAAATCACTTACATTAGAAAATATTTAGCCTTTACATACATGCCTAATCATTGacaaatatattttgtatataaacATATGCATAAACATTAAACGCATTtacaaataataacataaagaacaaaagatataaaggTAACTGATCTTGACATTTGCTTCATTAAACATGCTTTTCATAAGAGATTTGTATCGTGGATGGGGAGCATTTGTTTTCCAATTCAAAAGACGGGGAATTTGATTGTCCACCCTTGAAGCAACATTACGAGGAAAAGTGGAGCAACACTCGTACAACCAAATTTGAATGGCCAGAGGCATTCCATGTAGCATATAAAACTTGCCTTTTggtttcaactttttattcaagCTCTTTGCTAATTCCTCAAATGCAATAGACCCCCAAGGATAATCACTGTAGTGACCACTCTCAACTAAATTTAAATATAGCCGCAGAATTATTACAGTATCAACAGCAGACAACAAAAATACATGAATAAAATAGAGATTAGCAAACTTCACGGCATCTTCATCATTGTCTTTTccccatatttttctagaaaaagcAACAAATAATTCTCTTTTTTGAATATACTTGGCACCACCAAAATAGTCCTCAATAAGTCTATTCGGAAGATCTTCATCAAACACAAAATCATCCTTGTTTGAAACACAATTCAAACCAGTAACCACAACAAACTCTCTAGGATTAAAATGAAGATTTGTGCCCTTCGCACGAATTACTATGGAATTTGCAGTGCTTTCCTTAGTGTCAAGCGACATAATACATCTTCCAAACTGCGCTTGAACCACataactctttttcttcatgaagacagtaaatatgatattattacaaATGATATTATACTGATTCTTCGTTAAAGTTGACTTAATGCGATGTTCAATGTCATTGACAGTATGACATCCTATATGTGGAGCAAATTTTGGCAATATACTTGCCATGTATATCTGATCACGCAAAATTTATACACCACAAAATACAATTATATATCAAAACAGTgacatatatgtatttatgaaatacagcTTAAAGTTACATTAttcctaaattaaatctaaaaaagaaaaattcatatgtattttatttatacataactaTGTCGAAAAATCATTCAAATTAACAAGAAGATGTACATGACTTTGTctaaatcaaattaataaaaaatacaacttgACATCAAATACAAACATTAAcagtaaacaaaacaaaaaaatatctatattttacaTGTCAAAAGAGTGAGaattatgtatttacagaatacaacTAATTACAATAAA encodes the following:
- the LOC107864759 gene encoding uncharacterized protein LOC107864759, whose product is MKNTKPNEKGECIKISSPVSSDFESEEEKVEEIYMASILPKFAPHIGCHTVNDIEHRIKSTLTKNQYNIICNNIIFTVFMKKKSYVVQAQFGRCIMSLDTKESTANSIVIRAKGTNLHFNPREFVVVTGLNCVSNKDDFVFDEDLPNRLIEDYFGGAKYIQKRELFVAFSRKIWGKDNDEDAVKFANLYFIHVFLLSAVDTVIILRLYLNLVESGHYSDYPWGSIAFEELAKSLNKKLKPKGKFYMLHGMPLAIQIWLYECCSTFPRNVASRVDNQIPRLLNWKTNAPHPRYKSLMKSMFNEANVSFKNIEPTRKEISCFRIPKKVVPAGVSHKDDEVNSDDDFQDLPHPKKYSITRKKHHDDSSSLPVKKKLKQQHKGLDEQTPKRTSPPRAAKKLSVRTPIFMPIQQKEKVSSKRKDINRSASKKSIPIKSSDSSLCSSGDEDDFVLQEMKSIRGLVSTRCDAIMNAISEIKKKDKDIQVDNPPMGEAFKTTPHHKFSSNFVHDLYKNSKDTLVTEEINGNQSASLMEVYNEDKDDVLDKTDIDQHEARDICESPNTKLVDDNIGEAHISDSQFSFSNKVLKSINLDFIKSNLGVEDESTNIGGAAETTVNTSAENESKVYWKCVLSAFISFALKSL